In the genome of Candidatus Hydrogenedentota bacterium, the window CAATCAGTTTAGCACTGCTGACTGCGTGCGCCAACCATTACCGGAGATATCTGCGGAGCAATCGCACTTAAATTGCTTTGGATTTCAATTACTTGAAGAATCCTCTTTCTCGTCACCCCCGAAAGCGGCGGCCATCTTCAAGAATTGGACGCCTTCTCAGAGCGAAAATAGCTTGCCAGAGACTGATGCGTATGAATTACGTATAATCCCACCATGTTGCGTGTTATCGCAGGACAGGCAAAGGGAATTCGACTCGAAGCCCCCAAGGGGACTCGTGTCCGGCCAACTCTCGACCGTGTACGGGAAGCCTTATTCAGCATTCTTGGTCCGGATATCCCGGGGTGCCGCTTTGCGGATCTCTTTACCGGTACGGGCGCCAACGGCATCGAAGCCCTGAGCCGGGGTGCTGCGGCGGTGGTCTTCGTGGACAACGACCCCCGATCCCTGGAATGCGTTCGGACCAACGTCGAAAAAGCACGGTTGGGAGCGCAAGCGACCCTCCGACGCCTGTCCATCCCTGCCGGTTTACGTCAGTTGGCCGCCAATGGGCAGCGGTTCGACCTGATCTTTGCCGACCCGCCTTTCGAGTATCGAGACTATTCATCACTTCTTGCCGCCGTCTCCGAGGCCGAATTGCTCAATCCCGAGGGCAGCTTGGTCCTGGAGCATGCCAAGGAGGCTGAAATTCCAGAGAAAATAGGGACGCTAAGGCGGTACAGGCACGAGACCTACGGTTCCGTAGGGCTTTCGTTTTTCACTTGACGCCGTATGTTGTATCTGGTAGGGTATCAACACAACATCTAGGCGTACTAGGCGTTGATAGGTCTCTCTATTGTGGGGGCAAACGTCGGCTAACAGGAACTAACCACCATGCGGTGTCCGTTCTGCGCGTTTCTTGAAAGCAAAGTGGTTGATTCCCGTTCTTCGAAAGAAGGGGATTCGATCCGGCGTCGGCGCGAGTGTTTGAAGTGTGCACGCCGATACACAACGTATGAGCGAATCGAAGAAGTCGCTCAGATGGTGATCAAGAAAGACGGACGGCGCGAGCCGTTCGACCGCTGGAAGATCAAGAGCGGTATTCTCAAAGCCTGCGAGAAGCGTCCGGTCAGTCTTGAACAAGTCGAATCCCTTATCGACGACGTGGAACGCTCGCTGTTCAATTCGAGTGAACACGAGGTCTCCACGGATTCGATCGGCATGGCGGTCATGCAACGTTTGAAAGAACTCGACGAAGTGGCCTACGTGCGCTTCGCGTCGGTGTACCGCCAGTTCAAAGACCTCAACGAATTCATGAGCGAACTCAAGAATCTGTTGAGCTGACGCCGCAGCGCATACCTTCCCATTCTATTCGTCGGACGGAATCGTCGACGTACCTGAGATGCAATCGGGATGTCTCTGTCATCAATACGATTCGAGGCAGAGAGCCCCGGCATGCAGGTAGATTACGTCCGGATTGGCGAGCTAGATCCTTCGTCCGCCAGAGGCGGACTCCTAAGAAACGGATCGCGCAAGTTGCTTTCGCCCTTACAGGGCT includes:
- the nrdR gene encoding transcriptional regulator NrdR; its protein translation is MRCPFCAFLESKVVDSRSSKEGDSIRRRRECLKCARRYTTYERIEEVAQMVIKKDGRREPFDRWKIKSGILKACEKRPVSLEQVESLIDDVERSLFNSSEHEVSTDSIGMAVMQRLKELDEVAYVRFASVYRQFKDLNEFMSELKNLLS
- the rsmD gene encoding 16S rRNA (guanine(966)-N(2))-methyltransferase RsmD; amino-acid sequence: MLRVIAGQAKGIRLEAPKGTRVRPTLDRVREALFSILGPDIPGCRFADLFTGTGANGIEALSRGAAAVVFVDNDPRSLECVRTNVEKARLGAQATLRRLSIPAGLRQLAANGQRFDLIFADPPFEYRDYSSLLAAVSEAELLNPEGSLVLEHAKEAEIPEKIGTLRRYRHETYGSVGLSFFT